In one Gracilinanus agilis isolate LMUSP501 chromosome 6, AgileGrace, whole genome shotgun sequence genomic region, the following are encoded:
- the LOC123251342 gene encoding olfactory receptor 8K1-like isoform X1, which yields MANHSRSQVTEFILMSITNNPELKGPLFVVFLLNYMATVVGNLGLIILTSVDSHLQTPMYFFLRHLAYVDLGYSTVIGPKMLASFIVEKNTISYNECAIQLGFYVVFITSEFFILSAMAYDRYVAICKPLLYIVIMSNRVCWVLVVIPYLYSIMLSLLVTIKIFNSSFCASNVMRQFFCDSVPPLYIICSDISEIKLIVKFFSAFDLISSLSIVLVSYMLIIVAILRMNSSEGRHKAFFTCGSHLTAVVLFYATLLFIYLKPRSSHSFDTEKIATVFYTLVIPMLNPLIYSLRNKEVKGALKRVFKKLI from the exons atggcaaaccactcca GAAGTCAGGTGACTGAATTCATTCTCATGAGCATCACAAACAATCCTGAGCTAAAGGGTCCCCTCTTTGTTGTCTTTTTACTCAACTACATGGCCACAGTTGTGGGGAATCTGGGCCTGATCATCTTAACAAGTGTTGATTCCCACCTGCAAACTCCAATGTACTTTTTTCTCAGGCATCTGGCATATGTTGATCTTGGCTATTCCACAGTCATTGGTCCAAAAATGCTTGCCAGTTTCATAGTGGAAAAAAACACCATCTCCTACAATGAATGTGCAATACAGCTGGGTTTTTATGTGGTATTTATCACTAGTGAATTTTTTATCCTGTCAGCCATGGCCTATGATCGCTATGTGGCTATCTGTAAACCCCTTCTCTATATTGTCATCATGTCAAACAGAGTGTGTTGGGTCTTGGTGGTTATACCTTATCTTTATAGCATCATGTTATCCTTACTAGTAACAATTAAGATATTTAATTCATCATTCTGTGCATCAAATGTAATGAGACAGTTCTTCTGTGATAGCGTTCCTCCTTTGTACATTATTTGTTCAGACATAAGTGAGATTAAACTAATAGTTAagttcttttctgcatttgacttaatttcttccctttctatagTCCTTGTCTCCTACATGCTCATTATTGTGGCCATCCTTAGGATGAACTCTTCTGAGGGAAGGCATAAAGCTTTCTTTACCTGTGGCTCTCATCTCACAGCAGTGGTTCTGTTTTATGCAACACTTCTCTTCATATACCTGAAACCCAGATCAAGTCACTCTTTTGATACAGAGAAGATAGCCACTGTGTTTTATACCCTGGTTATTCCCATGCTCAACCCTTTGATTTACAGCTTGAGAAACAAAGAAGTTAAAGGTGCCTTGAAAAGGGTCTTTAAGAAATTGATAtga
- the LOC123251342 gene encoding olfactory receptor 8K1-like isoform X2: MANHSRSQVTEFILMSITNNPELKGPLFVVFLLNYMATVVGNLGLIILTSVDSHLQTPMYFFLRHLAYVDLGYSTVIGPKMLASFIVEKNTISYNECAIQLGFYVVFITSEFFILSAMAYDRYVAICKPLLYIVIMSNRVCWVLVVIPYLYSIMLSLLVTIKIFNSSFCASNVMRQFFCDSVPPLYIICSDISEIKLIVKFFSAFDLISSLSIVLVSYMLIIVAILRMNSSEGRHKAFFTCGSHLTAVVLFYATLLFIYLKPRSSHSFDTEKIATVFYTLVIPMLNPLIYSLRNKEVKGALKRIFKIL, from the exons atggcaaaccactcca GAAGTCAGGTGACTGAATTCATTCTCATGAGCATCACAAACAATCCTGAGCTAAAGGGTCCCCTCTTTGTTGTCTTTTTACTCAACTACATGGCCACAGTTGTGGGGAATCTGGGCCTGATCATCTTAACAAGTGTTGATTCCCACCTGCAAACTCCAATGTACTTTTTTCTCAGGCATCTGGCATATGTTGATCTTGGCTATTCCACAGTCATTGGTCCAAAAATGCTTGCCAGTTTCATAGTGGAAAAAAACACCATCTCCTACAATGAATGTGCAATACAGCTGGGTTTTTATGTGGTATTTATCACTAGTGAATTTTTTATCCTGTCAGCCATGGCCTATGATCGCTATGTGGCTATCTGTAAACCCCTTCTCTATATTGTCATCATGTCAAACAGAGTGTGTTGGGTCTTGGTGGTTATACCTTATCTTTATAGCATCATGTTATCCTTACTAGTAACAATTAAGATATTTAATTCATCATTCTGTGCATCAAATGTAATGAGACAGTTCTTCTGTGATAGCGTTCCTCCTTTGTACATTATTTGTTCAGACATAAGTGAGATTAAACTAATAGTTAagttcttttctgcatttgacttaatttcttccctttctatagTCCTTGTCTCCTACATGCTCATTATTGTGGCCATCCTTAGGATGAACTCTTCTGAGGGAAGGCATAAAGCTTTCTTTACCTGTGGCTCTCATCTCACAGCAGTGGTTCTGTTTTATGCAACACTTCTCTTCATATACCTGAAACCCAGATCAAGTCACTCTTTTGATACAGAGAAGATAGCCACTGTGTTTTATACCCTGGTTATTCCCATGCTCAACCCTTTGATTTACAGCTTGAGAAACAAAGAAGTTAAAGGTGCCTTGAAAAGG atttttaaaattctctag